GGCACATCCCTCTCGTCTCAGTGATTCGTCGATGTGAATTTGAGTCGAATGAGGAAGCGTTCTATGTGGTACGTTAACTAACAACATAACGATGCCGGAAGGGTGCTCTGGCCACCTCCTCATCTGGTATAGCTGTCTCATCCGAAGCATAACGAACCCACCTAGATCTACACCCGCGTAGTTATCGAGGGCGACCATCCGCTCGAATCGCGCCTACGAGTCCCGTCCTTATCGCAACTGGGGCAAGTACTGCTGCTCGTACTTCGACGGCTAGAACGACAGCAGGTGAAATCTCGTCACGAGGAGTCCGACGGTGAGATAGGTCGCTGGCCCAACAAATCTCCAGAGCGGATCGTCAACCCGAAAGAGATGTGTCAGGATGGCTCCGGCCATCGTGGCGACGATTAACAGTCCGCCGAGAACAGCGAGAATCGGCGCGAACACGAGGCCGACGAGCAAGCCGAGACCCCCAAACGTCTCGATGCCGCCAGTAACGAATCGGAACCACTCTGGATAGCGGTATCGGTCGAAATCCTCTACCACGAGGTCAATGCCGATTAGCTTCGCGACGCCCGCAGCCAGCATGATGAGTCCGAGCAACCCTTGCACGAGGGTGATGGCCGTTTCAATTGTACTCATAGTCTACTATTCTCACGCGATTCGGACGGGGTTTCTTCATAACGTTCTGCCCTCGTCTCTGACGGAAGGCACGGGTCTGCTACGCGTGTTGAGACGACGGAGTTTCCCGTGAATATATTCACCTTTTTAAGTCACTAGGAAGTTTGTTAAGCCACTCGCCAGCCAACTCTAGTGATATGGTTCGTGTACGCCTGAAAGTCGAGATCGGGGTAGACGACGACAACTGGCTGGCTGGTGTCTCGACCGACTTCTCGGATTCCGAGTTTAAAATCCTGACGAGCCAGCCCGTAGACGATGGCGTGCTCGAACTGATCGAAGTAACGACATCGGATGGGGACGCCATCGTTCACCGGTTTGACGACGCACCGGAGGTGCGCTCGTACGAAGTGCTCCATTCCGACGACAGAATGGTACTGATCCAGTTGGTGTTTCCAATGCCGTCAACGTACGAGGTGAGGCGTTCGATGGGGATCCTCCCGCGATTTCCTCTCATCATCCGAGACGGATGGGCATTCGGTGAACAAACTACCTCACACGAGCAGTTGTCGGCGTTAACTACCGAGCTAGCGGCGGCTCACATTCCGTACG
This region of Natronosalvus halobius genomic DNA includes:
- a CDS encoding helix-turn-helix domain-containing protein codes for the protein MVRVRLKVEIGVDDDNWLAGVSTDFSDSEFKILTSQPVDDGVLELIEVTTSDGDAIVHRFDDAPEVRSYEVLHSDDRMVLIQLVFPMPSTYEVRRSMGILPRFPLIIRDGWAFGEQTTSHEQLSALTTELAAAHIPYEILSLTQSYDSNGLLTERQREVITEAVERGYYDSPRGCSLVELADTLGVNQSAASGVLHRAEGRIIKEFLS
- a CDS encoding DoxX family protein → MSTIETAITLVQGLLGLIMLAAGVAKLIGIDLVVEDFDRYRYPEWFRFVTGGIETFGGLGLLVGLVFAPILAVLGGLLIVATMAGAILTHLFRVDDPLWRFVGPATYLTVGLLVTRFHLLSF